Genomic DNA from Cupriavidus pauculus:
TTGAACGACTTGAACGCGTTGAACAGCAGCAGGAAGATCAGCAGCACCGACAGCGGCACGACGATCGACAGCCGAGCCATCGCGCGCTCCTGGTTCTCGAATTCGCCCGACCAGCCGATCTTCACGTCGTCGGTCTTCACGTTCTTCTTGACCAGTGCCTGCATGTCCTTCACCACGCTACCCATGTCGCGGTCGCGGATGAAGATGCCGATGGACGTCGTACGCTGGCCATTCTCGCGGCTGATGTTCATCGCGCCCGAGGCCGCGCGGAACGTCACAAGTTGTGACAGCGGGACCTGCGCGCCATCGGCCGTCTGCATGAAGATGTTCGGCAGGTTGGGCAGCTCGCGCTCGTTGGGCTTCAGCCTGACGGCCACGCTGAAGTGGCGCTCGCCTTCCCAGAGCTCGGTCGCCGCCTTGCCGGCCAGCGCGGTTTCCATCAGGTCCTGCACGTCGGCCACGTTGATGCCGTAGCGCGCCGCCTGGGCACGATCGAAGTCGAGCACATACTGGGGCAGCTCGCCATCGCGGTCGATGAACGCGCGCATCACGCCCTTGACCGTCTGCACGTTGGCCAGGATCTGGTCGGCCACCTGCTTGTTGTGCTCGAGGCTGTCGCTCTGCACCTTGATGACGATCTGGCCCTTGATCTGCGAAATGCTCTCGAGGATGTTGTCACGCACCGGCTGCGAGAAGTTCGGCTCGATGCCGGGCAGCGCGCGCAGGTTGCGGTCGATCTCCGTGATGATCTTGCGCTTGTCGTAGCCCGACCGCCACTGCTTGTCGCCCTTGAGGTCGACCAGGATTTCCACGGTGTTGATCAGCTTCGGATCGGTACCGTCGTCGGGACGCCCGACCTTGGAGATCGTGGTGTTGACCTCGGGCGTCTTGCGAATGACGTCGCGCAGGATATGCGCCTGTTCGCGGGCCTCGTCGATCGACACCGATGCGGGCAGGTCGAAGCTGACCCACATCGAGCCTTCGTCGAGTTCCGGCAGGAACTCGCTACCGAGGAACTTGCCCACGCCGACGGTGGCAACGAGCAGGCCCAGCGACACGCCGACCACGGCCTTCTTGTGGCCGAGCGCCCACGTCAGGATCGGCTCGTACAACCGCTTGCTGTGGCGCACGATGAAATTGTCTTCGTGCGAGATGTTCTTGGTAAGCAGCAGATGGCACAGCAGCGGCACCACGGTCAGCGAGAGGATCAGCGAGCCGATCAGCGCGCCCGTCACCGTGTACGCCATCGGCGCGAAGATCTTGCCCTCGTGCCGTTGCAGCGTGAAGATCGGGATATGCGCCGCGATGATGATCACCATCGAGAACACGGTCGGCCGGCCCACTTCCGTGGTGGCCTGCAGAATCGCGTAGAGCCGCGCCTTCTTGTCCTTGATCTGCTGTTCCTTCAGCTCGCCCAGCCGCTTGAAGATATTCTCGACGACGATCACCGCGCCATCGACGATGATCCCGAAGTCCATCGCGCCGAGCGATAGCAAGTTGGCCGGAATGCCCACCCACGTCAGGCCCAGGAACGTCGACAGCAGTGCCAGCGGAATCACGAGCGCGACGATGGCCGCCGCGCGCACGTTGGCGAGGAACAGGTACAGCACCGCCATCACAAGCAGCGCGCCCTCGACGAGGTTGCCGAACACGGTGTGCAGCGTCTTGTCGATGAGCGTCGAGCGGTCGTAGTACGGCACGATCTTGACGCCCTTCGGCAGGATCGAGTCGTTGAGCAGCTCGATCTTCTGCTTCAGCGCCTCCAGCACGATCGACGGGTTCTCGCCCTTGCGCATGACCACGATGCCCGACACGATGTCGTCCTCGTTGTCCTGGCCCATCAGGCCCTGCGGCGGCGCGGCGCCGATCTTCACTTCGGCGATGTCCTTGACGAGGATCGGCGTGCCGTTGTTCTCGGCCACCACGGTATTGGCGATATCGGCCGAGGTGCGGTAGCTACCCAGCGAGCGCAGCAGGTACTGCTGGCGGCCGTGGCTGACGGAGCCGCCGCCCGCGTTCGAGTTCGCGCGCTGCAGCGACGTGAACAGCTGCGACAGCGAGATCTTGGCGTCGCGCATGCGCGCGAGGTTCGGGTTGACCTCGTACTGCTTGATGGTGCCGCCGATGGTCACGAGATCCGCCACGCCAGGCACCTGGCGCAGGTTCTTCTCGACCACCCAGTCCTGCAGCGTGCGCAGCTCCTGCGCGCTGTAGCCCTTGCCGGTCAGGCGGAAACGATAGATTTCACCAATGGCCGTGGAAAGCGGCGCGAGTTCCGGGCTGACGCCGTCGGGCAGGTCGACGCCACGCAGGCGTTCGAGGATCTGCTGGCGCGCGGTCACGTCGGTGGCCTTGTCGTTGAAGGTCACCATCATGAACGACAGGCCGAACTGCGTATGCGAGAACACGCGTACGGAGTTCGGCGTGCCCGCGAGCGCGGTCTCGATCGGAATCGTGACCTGGCGCTCCACTTCCTCGGCCGCGCGACCCGGATACAACGTGATGACGTTGACCTGGATGTCCGAGACGTCCGGGAATGCCTCGATGGGCAGGTTCTTGAAGGCGGCCAGGCCGCCGGCGATGAAAATAAGCAGCCCCAGCCAGACGAACAGCTTCTGGTGAAGCGCAAAACTGACGATGCGCGAGATCATGTGGCCGCGGTCCTCACTGCTTGGCGGCGGCGGCGCGCACGCTGTTGACGGCGGTGGCATCGCGCAGGATGTCCTGCAGGTACAGGTTGCCGTCGGTCACGACGACTTCGCCATCCTTGAGCCCCTCGAGCACTTCCGTGGTGCCGGGCAGCGACACGCCGAGCGACACCTGACGGCGCTCGAACACGTTCTGCGACGGACGCACGAACACATAGTTCTTGTTGTCGGCCAGGAACACGGCCTTCGACGGTACGGCGATGCCCTTGAACGACGCGGCCTGCAGCTTGGCCGTCACGAACATCTCGGCCTTGAGGCGGCGGTCTGCGTTCGGCACGACCAGGCGCACCTTGACGCTGCGCGAGTTCGGATCGACGTAGTCGGCCACCTTGATCACGGTGCCCGGGAACGTCTCGCCCGGATAGGCGGCGCTCGACAGCTTGACCGTGACGCCCGGCTTGAACAGCGCGAGGTCCGCTTCCGTGGCGTCCAGCTGCGCCCACAGCGTGCTCGGATCGGTGATCAGGAACAGCGGCGAGGCGGGCGGCTGGTCGGGACGCAGTTCCTGGCCCGGGTTGATATTGCGCTCGACCACGAGGCCGTCGATCGGGCTGCGCAGCGAGAACTTCTGGTTCACATTGTCGTTGGCGGTGCCGTACATGCGCAGCGCGGCCTGCGTGCGCTGGAGGTCCGCCATGGCGCGGGCGCTGTCCGCCTGTGCCTGCTCGAAGTCTTTCTGCGCGATCACGCCGGCATCGTAAAGCTCGCGCTGGCGCGTCAGCGACTTCTGCGCGAAGGCGCTATCGGCGGCCGCCTTGCGCGCGTCGGCCTGCGCGAGACCGAAGTCCGGCGAGGTCAGCATCGCGAGCGGCTGGTTCATCTTCACGGCGGTACCGGGCTGCACGAGGATCTCGGTGACGCGGCCCGCGAACGGCGAGCTGATGCGCACGGTCTTGTCCTCGTCCCAGACCAGGCGGCCCGGCATGCTCAGCATGCGTTCGCCGCCCAGCTTGACGGGCTGGCTCGCGATGCCGGGCAGCGAGCGGACGCTTTCCGGGAACGTGATGACCTGGCCGACGACCTTGGGATCGTCGTCGTTCTCTTCCACGGCCTTCTTGCCGCACGCCACGAGCGCGAGCGCGCACAGCGAGACGGCGGCGAGCCGGGCCACGCCGGCGCGGGACAGGACGGACATCTCGGTAAATCTCTGCATGCTGTTATTGACGCGGCGCATCGGTACGGACCTGGGGAAGCTTGTTGATATCGGTATTGGTGGCCTGCAGGGCCGTGCGGTAGGCGGCGAGCGCCTTGGCATAATCGCCCTGCGCCTCCACGGCATCCAGCCGTGTCTGACGCAGCGCGCGACGCGAATCCAGCAGATCGAGCACGCCGGAAGCGCCCTTGCTGTACGCGAACTCGGCGCTGTTGGCCACGCTCTCGGCCGCGGGCAGCACGGACTCGCGCATCTGCTTCAGCGACAGGCGCGCCGACTCCAGCTGCGCGCGCAGCCGCTCGATGTCGTTCTGCGCTTCCAGCAGGATGCGGTTGCGATCGTCGAGCGCCGCGTAGTAATCGACCTCGGCGCGGCGGGCTTCGCCGCCGAAGCTGTGGCGCACGAACAGCGGAATCGAGACGAACACGCCCCAGCTGTTGCCGCTGCCGGTGGTGTTGGTCTGCGAGATCGGATAGTGCTCGTATTGCGCGCCGACGGTCACGTCGGGCACACGGCCCGCGCGGGCCACGTCGCGGCTGGCCGCGGCCGCCGCAAGGCGCGCCTCGGCGGCGGTCACGTCGGGACGGCGCTGGAGCGTATCGGGATCGACCGGCGGCACCGGGGTGTCGAGCGACGGCCAGTCGGGAATCAGGCGATTGTCGGCCAGCGTGCCCGGCACGCCGATCGTGGCGGCCAGCGCGGCCTTGTCGCGCGCGTGGTCCGCTTGCGCCGCGCGCAGGTCGTTCTGCGCGCGCAGCGTGTCCAGCTGAAGCTTGGTCACGTCCGAGCGCGATACGTCGCCGGCCTTGAGGCGCGCTTCGTTGGCCTGCTGGGTGCGCCCGTACAGCCCGACCATATCGGTCAGGACTTCCACGCGCTCCTGGCTGACCACGGCCTCGTACCACGCCTGATCGACGGCGCCGACCTGCTGCGCGACGATGGCCTGCAATTGCTCGCCGGCGGCGGCATTGGACTTGCGCGCCGCATCCACGCGCAGGTTGCCCTTGTTCGCGGTCTCGATCACCTGATCGACACGGAACGTCGAATCGACCGTCTTGCTGCGGAGATTGCCCGCCCCAATGCCGTAGGTCTGGTTGATATTGGCCACGCCGACGCTGAGCACCGGATTGGGCCGTTGCGAAGCGATCTGGATATCGGCCTGGCTGGCCTCTTCGGTTCGGCGCGCGGCAATGATGTCTCGGTTGCAGCGCTCGGCGTCCAGGCGCGCCTGCGGCAGCGTCAGCGCGGCCTTCGAGGGCGGTGCCACGCAAGGGCCGTCGGGCGGCAGGGGCTGGCTGGCAGCGCGCCCGCCGGTGGCCGCCAGGGCCAGCAGCATCGCCACGGCAGCACGGGAAACAGGAAAATGCACGATCAGTTCGGCTCGAGTCGACAACGGTCAGAGGTAAACGACCGTGCCAGCCGAACGGTGCACCGGAATGGCAATTTTTCTTTTTAGACGCCCTTTATCCCGGATAACCGCAGTCCAATATGTTTTTGTTGATGACTGAGCACGATCTCCCGAGCGTCATTCAAACCGACCTGCATTACAAACGGCTTTCATCTGACCGCCAAAACGCAAGAAATCAGGCTAACCCCGTATAAAGGAAAACCCGAATGGCATTATTCGGCGATTCCCTGCGTCCTGCTCGCACGCGCGCGAATATTGCGCGGCCGTGATGAGGGCGCCGCGGTTTTGACGGGTTTCCGACACGCGGAGAGGTGTCGCGGCGCGCATTTTATTGCGCGCGCGGTGCCCGCGGTGGCCCTCACCGCGCGGCCGCCGCCACGATCCGTAGTGCCCGGTCGAGCACGGGCTTGTCGACCATCTTCCCATCCACCGCAATGGCGGCCCCATTGGCTGCGGCCGCCTGGTCGACTACGCGCCGTGCCCAGGCCACGGCGTCCGCGGACGGCGCCAGCGCCGAGTGCACACCAGCCACCTGACTGGGATGGATCAGCAGCTTGGCACCAAACCCGAACCGGCGCCCTCTCGCGGTGTCCGCGGCCAGCGCGTCGGCATCGCCGATCGCGGTGCAGACGCCATCCACGGGCGCGGGCAGGCCCGCCGCGCGGGAAGCGGCCACGATGGCGCTGCGGAAGTAATCGAGCGGCGTGCCGTCGTCGGCCACGTCGAGGTCGGCCATCAGGTCGATGCTCCCGAACAGCAGTCGCTCGACGCCGGGCGAGCGCGCCACGGCGCGCAGGTCGTCAAACCCGGCCGCCGTCTCGAGCAACGCCAGGCAGGGCGTATCGGGCAGCTGCGTCCGCATGGTACGCAGCGCGGGCGGATCGGCCTTGGGCAGCACCACGGCGACCACGTCCATTTGCCTGCAACTGGCGAGATCGGCTTCGAACCATGCCGTATCGGCGCCGTTCACGCGGACGAGCAGTGCCACGCCGGCGGCATCGGCCTGCGGACGCAGGGTCGGCCACGCTGTGGCGAGAGCGGCACGCGCCGCATCCTTGGCGTCCGGCGCGACGGCATCCTCCAGATCGACGATCACGGCATCCGCACCGGCGGCGATCGCCTTGCCGATGCGGTCCGGACGCGACGCGGGGACGAACAGATAGCTGCGGACCGCCATCAGACCACCTCCCGGGCGTGGAGACCGGCAATCGCCTCGGCCGAGTAGCCGAGTTCGGCAAGGATGGCATCGGTATGCTGGCCCACCGCCGGCACCGGGTTCATGCAGGCATCGGTCTGGCCCGGCGGCAGCAGCGCGGGCAACGGGCCGACCGGCGAGTCGATCGTGCGCCAGCGGTCGCGCGCCGCGAGTTGCGGGTGCTGCCAGACATCGGCCATGGTATTGACATTGGCGTTCGCGATCTTCGCGCGCTCCAGCCGCTCGACGACCTGCTCCGCCGTGAGCCGCGAGAACGCTTCGACGATATGGGCGCGCAGCGTGGCCCGGTTGGCGCTGCGCAGCGAATTGCTCGAGAAATCGGGGTGCGTGGCCAGCGCGGGCTCGCCCAGCACGATATCGCAGAACACCGCCCACTCGCGCTCGTTCTGCAGGCCCAGCATCACGGTCTTGCCATCACCGGTCGGGAACGGGCCATAGGGATAGATGGTGGCGTGCGCGGCACCCGCGCGCGGCGGCGGCGCGGCGCCCTCGAACGCGTAATACATCGGGAAACTCATCCACTCGACCATCGACTCCAGCATCGACACGTCGATGCGTTTGCCCCGGCCGGTCTGGCCGCGCTCGATCAGCGCGGCGAGGATATTGCTGTAGGCATACATGCCGGCAGCGATATCGGCGACCGAGGCACCGGCCTTGACGCCCTCTTCCGGCGTGCCGGTCACCGACACGAACCCGGACTCGCTCTGCACGAGCAGGTCGTAGGCCTTCTTGTCGCGATACGGGCCATCGCCGCCGTAACCGGAGATATCGCAGACGATCAGTCGCGGATAGCGTTGCGAGAGCGTCTCGAAGTCGAGTCCGAGCCGGGCCGACGCGCCCGGCGCGAGATTCTGGACCAGCACGTCGGTCCTGGCCAGCAACGCTTCCAGCAATGGCGCGGCATCAGGCGCCTTGACGTCGAGCGACAGGCTTTCCTTCGAGCGGTTGGTCCACACGAAGTGGGACGAGAGCCCGCGGACGCGCGTGTCGTAGGCGCGCGCGAAGTCGCCCGGACCCGGCCGCTCGATCTTGATCACCCGCGCGCCAAGGTCCGCCAGCTGGCGCGTGCAGAACGGCGCGGCAATGGCCTGTTCGAGGGAGACGACGGTGATGCCTTCGAGGGGACGTGACATGGCGGAAGCGGACATGGCAGAAGAATGGGCGGCTGTTCGATGCCGCTCATCTTCCCGCCAAACGGCCCCGCTGTGAACTTGCGATTGCGGAAGGCTCGGTAAGGCTATGCAATAGCCTGCTCGGCGGGCCTCGTCAGCGCCGGAACACCAGGCTGAAATTGTTGGCCGGCATCGGCAGCTGCGCCTCGCAGGTCAGGCCATGGGCGGCCGCGAGCTCGATCACGGCCTCCATGTCGCGCACACCCCATGTGGAATTGGCCGCGCGCAGCTGCTCGTCGAACGCGGCGTTGGTCGGCGCCGTGTGCGATCCGTTGCGGCGGTACGGCCCGTAGAGGAACAGCACGCCGCCCTCGCGCAGGATCTGGCCAGC
This window encodes:
- a CDS encoding efflux RND transporter permease subunit; this translates as MISRIVSFALHQKLFVWLGLLIFIAGGLAAFKNLPIEAFPDVSDIQVNVITLYPGRAAEEVERQVTIPIETALAGTPNSVRVFSHTQFGLSFMMVTFNDKATDVTARQQILERLRGVDLPDGVSPELAPLSTAIGEIYRFRLTGKGYSAQELRTLQDWVVEKNLRQVPGVADLVTIGGTIKQYEVNPNLARMRDAKISLSQLFTSLQRANSNAGGGSVSHGRQQYLLRSLGSYRTSADIANTVVAENNGTPILVKDIAEVKIGAAPPQGLMGQDNEDDIVSGIVVMRKGENPSIVLEALKQKIELLNDSILPKGVKIVPYYDRSTLIDKTLHTVFGNLVEGALLVMAVLYLFLANVRAAAIVALVIPLALLSTFLGLTWVGIPANLLSLGAMDFGIIVDGAVIVVENIFKRLGELKEQQIKDKKARLYAILQATTEVGRPTVFSMVIIIAAHIPIFTLQRHEGKIFAPMAYTVTGALIGSLILSLTVVPLLCHLLLTKNISHEDNFIVRHSKRLYEPILTWALGHKKAVVGVSLGLLVATVGVGKFLGSEFLPELDEGSMWVSFDLPASVSIDEAREQAHILRDVIRKTPEVNTTISKVGRPDDGTDPKLINTVEILVDLKGDKQWRSGYDKRKIITEIDRNLRALPGIEPNFSQPVRDNILESISQIKGQIVIKVQSDSLEHNKQVADQILANVQTVKGVMRAFIDRDGELPQYVLDFDRAQAARYGINVADVQDLMETALAGKAATELWEGERHFSVAVRLKPNERELPNLPNIFMQTADGAQVPLSQLVTFRAASGAMNISRENGQRTTSIGIFIRDRDMGSVVKDMQALVKKNVKTDDVKIGWSGEFENQERAMARLSIVVPLSVLLIFLLLFNAFKSFKSATLIISNIPFALIGGVFALFLTGIPLSVSAAIGFIALFGQAVLNGVVMVTYFNQLRDEGMPLRQAVITGSMDRLRTVLMTALLAMLGLFPMAISRAIGSETQRPLAIVIIGGLITATMLTLIVLPTLYEWMVGRSWPDEEVEGKTAGA
- a CDS encoding HpcH/HpaI aldolase/citrate lyase family protein — its product is MAVRSYLFVPASRPDRIGKAIAAGADAVIVDLEDAVAPDAKDAARAALATAWPTLRPQADAAGVALLVRVNGADTAWFEADLASCRQMDVVAVVLPKADPPALRTMRTQLPDTPCLALLETAAGFDDLRAVARSPGVERLLFGSIDLMADLDVADDGTPLDYFRSAIVAASRAAGLPAPVDGVCTAIGDADALAADTARGRRFGFGAKLLIHPSQVAGVHSALAPSADAVAWARRVVDQAAAANGAAIAVDGKMVDKPVLDRALRIVAAAAR
- a CDS encoding TolC family protein, yielding MHFPVSRAAVAMLLALAATGGRAASQPLPPDGPCVAPPSKAALTLPQARLDAERCNRDIIAARRTEEASQADIQIASQRPNPVLSVGVANINQTYGIGAGNLRSKTVDSTFRVDQVIETANKGNLRVDAARKSNAAAGEQLQAIVAQQVGAVDQAWYEAVVSQERVEVLTDMVGLYGRTQQANEARLKAGDVSRSDVTKLQLDTLRAQNDLRAAQADHARDKAALAATIGVPGTLADNRLIPDWPSLDTPVPPVDPDTLQRRPDVTAAEARLAAAAASRDVARAGRVPDVTVGAQYEHYPISQTNTTGSGNSWGVFVSIPLFVRHSFGGEARRAEVDYYAALDDRNRILLEAQNDIERLRAQLESARLSLKQMRESVLPAAESVANSAEFAYSKGASGVLDLLDSRRALRQTRLDAVEAQGDYAKALAAYRTALQATNTDINKLPQVRTDAPRQ
- a CDS encoding efflux RND transporter periplasmic adaptor subunit; its protein translation is MSVLSRAGVARLAAVSLCALALVACGKKAVEENDDDPKVVGQVITFPESVRSLPGIASQPVKLGGERMLSMPGRLVWDEDKTVRISSPFAGRVTEILVQPGTAVKMNQPLAMLTSPDFGLAQADARKAAADSAFAQKSLTRQRELYDAGVIAQKDFEQAQADSARAMADLQRTQAALRMYGTANDNVNQKFSLRSPIDGLVVERNINPGQELRPDQPPASPLFLITDPSTLWAQLDATEADLALFKPGVTVKLSSAAYPGETFPGTVIKVADYVDPNSRSVKVRLVVPNADRRLKAEMFVTAKLQAASFKGIAVPSKAVFLADNKNYVFVRPSQNVFERRQVSLGVSLPGTTEVLEGLKDGEVVVTDGNLYLQDILRDATAVNSVRAAAAKQ
- a CDS encoding CaiB/BaiF CoA transferase family protein is translated as MSRPLEGITVVSLEQAIAAPFCTRQLADLGARVIKIERPGPGDFARAYDTRVRGLSSHFVWTNRSKESLSLDVKAPDAAPLLEALLARTDVLVQNLAPGASARLGLDFETLSQRYPRLIVCDISGYGGDGPYRDKKAYDLLVQSESGFVSVTGTPEEGVKAGASVADIAAGMYAYSNILAALIERGQTGRGKRIDVSMLESMVEWMSFPMYYAFEGAAPPPRAGAAHATIYPYGPFPTGDGKTVMLGLQNEREWAVFCDIVLGEPALATHPDFSSNSLRSANRATLRAHIVEAFSRLTAEQVVERLERAKIANANVNTMADVWQHPQLAARDRWRTIDSPVGPLPALLPPGQTDACMNPVPAVGQHTDAILAELGYSAEAIAGLHAREVV